ATGCGATGCTCTGCCAACTGAGCAACAGGTTAGCCGAATTATATTTACAGTTTCATCAGTTCGAcatgcctggcccgaagttaacttctggtctgtgtttggtatgaacataaaaattgattttatatttcatttttttcaacattttttattatatattaaatgtatgaaattacgttaaaactactcaacacttttcattctttgcagaggtcaaCAGTAAGTTAAGTTTGAGCCACataatctttgtttattttgttgctcCTGAAACCATCTTTAAAggtataaatgaaaatgtgtcttTATGCAAAGGTTCAAAAGGTTTACTTTGGTGACAGCAAAGAGATGAGTGGAGATTTAACCCAAAACAGACCCGACTCATACACACCCACCACTCAAAGCTTGTCGATAAATAGGTTAAAAACACAGTGGGTGACATAAttgcttttttaacattaaGATTTTAACGTTCCCATCTAAGCAAATAAACTTGATGAGATCGATAAGTTTCTACATCAGCCTTATCTTACCACGAAACAATTTGCTTCGATTGATGGCAACATCATTTTATCCAAGTAGTTATTTGTTCAGACCATTTATAAACTGTGATAATCTGCAATCTATCAGACCAGTCATATGACCACTAAAACTAATGTCAAACCAAAAAGAAATGTCTCTTATTCATAGCTTGgagacaaatacacaaacataagcAAAAGATTAAAACAATTTGAGGCCTTTTAACACACATTTGTTTAGATTCTATGTTCAGATCAATTGATGACTTTTATAATTAGTAAAACAAAGGAtgaacagacaaaaaaaatgaaaccatgTTGTCATCATAATCTATAATTTACTAAACCATCATCAGGATCATGACAAACTTTTCAAAGCAACTATAGAATCAGTAAACCCCCAAATCCCAAACAATTCTGTACTTCCCCAGACTGAatgacaaataacaaaatagaaGTAAAACTTCTACTCTGGTAggaaacaaacttttattcacaAGTATTTGTATCATCTGATGACATTTGATTGTTCAAGTTGTTGTGGTATTTGTACTAAAAACAAACTTGGTCATCATATTCCACAGCTTCCTTCTGACCACTAGGTCCAATGTCTGCTTTCCAAGCCCAAATAACAGGTGACATTACAATAATGAAACACAACAACTTCTAACCTGTATTACACATAGGGATGAACTAAAGCCACCCATCGGAACCAGTCTTGAGTGATTAGTTTTAACATAGTAGTTAAACTACACGGTCATCATCTCAATCTTACTCATTACCAGCCCTATGACCACAGACCTTATGGCAAGTGACATcaacaaaataattacaaaagcAGTAAAACTCGTCCTCTAAGTGCCTACACACATACTAACAATAGCGCGACCACGTTTCTAGCTAACGTTACAACATCCTGCGTGTGAATGAGATCTGCCCCATCCTCGCTAACACCCCCTTAAAAACATTACACCAGGGGCTTCCCGTGCACATCCCACTCGCGATCTGACATTATTTAACCACTTATAACACATATACGCACACTTTTAAGATATAATTCACTCAGTCTGGAATCTGCATCGTGAATTTTGTTGGCTAAACATAGCTAACTAACTAGCAACCAACTCTGTTAGCAGAGGCCCGAACTGACACCTGCCGGTGTAtgctgagaaaaaaaaactcttttgaGGGTTTCTAAAAATATGACCCTTTCACACATGGGCAAATGTGTCGgagattgttttttaaaacaccatAACAAGATAAATGTGTGTTGCTGTTTGTATTCAGTTACTAAAGTAAGGTTTCGTGTAGACCGTCTCCATGGCTGTCACTTCGGTTTAGTTTCTGATGCTGTTGTTTGGCATGAAACGGGAAGTTCACACGAATCAATACGAATTATAGTAAAATGTCTTACTCATAGGTCCTGAAGATTTCATGCGTGACTTTACAGAGGAATACTTCTTCATCTGGTCTGAGATCAGCGGGCGGCTTCTGCCTCACGAAGGGCTTTTTGTGAAGAAGCGgcatctttctttctctttatctcttaCCCTGAGACTTTCaaaatcaacaaacacaaagtaagaaaatgtcaaattaataCGGATCCATTCAAAGTCAATCGCGTCTTCGTCTCATTCGTCGAAACTGGTTGTGAGAAAAGACGTtaggttttaaaatgtttaaattctaACGACAGTTTTCAGTCTTTGTTAATGACACGCGCTTCCCGGGTGACGTTCAAAATCCTGCCCACATGTTTCGCCTATATAATTCAAACCGAATATAAAGCATACGATCGGTATCCAAATAACAAACGAGCCTGGTATACTGACGAGTACACATAATATTTACCAATTGTATGGTGTGAACAAGATAAGCGGctgtaaaaagaaagaaaaatacagaaGTGTCCCACTTCTCCGAGCGGGGATATTGCGCGTGCCGTGTTGACGACAAGTTTTGATCCGCTCTAGTTCACTTACAGACCGGGCAGTCCTGAAGGTGGAGCTTCCACGGCAATTCTATCATTACATTGGGCGGTTCGACTGCCAATCACGCCTCTGCGCCCAATGGTGAGCGGCAAGTGGAAAAATAGCTTTCCTTTTCCCCCACATCCGAAGATTCATCTTTTTcgtaattattataatattttgaggtcattttgtataaatatgcaGAAATGGTACGGttgaaaatgaacaatattttttagacAGCGAGAAATTTTCCCACCACAAAGCTTTCACTGATTATTAATATGTACACTTGAAAGCCTTTTCTATAAAAACCAATagcaaatattaatttacaattttacatttaaatgtgttcacaaacaaactttttgtgcttttgttgaATTTGTATTTAGTATAAGGCAGCCTAAACCTAACCataaacataatacaaattTTGCCCTAAATGTGCTGCctataaaagaaaacacaagtgTCCCCTCCTCTACTTCCTGTTTCAACAGAAAGAGTGTGaggcacaaaacaaaatgaagaccAAAAGAATGTCACCAAGGAAGAACACACTTTCACAAAGAGCATTTATTATATATCGATGACAACTAAACCATAGAAGTGCAATCTCTGAACAACATAAGAAAAGTGAATAAAACGAATCTATGGCATAACAAAGAGTGTTTTTCCTTTGGCATATATTGCCTAAATGAAGTATAAATGCTAGCTCGAGTTTTGTCACTACATGGTTAATTTAAACTTTTGTGTAATCAAATCtatttgcataatttatttGGTATGGCCTCATTGAGGTTATTCATTCACAGTGGTTCCACTGTTTCAGAAGACCTGTGTTACAGTACCCTGTAAAGATGAATTTGCTTGAGAGAATCAGCatctgtgtcattttttatgtaaacagtGTAATCAAGTGGTACTTCCTCTACCCACTGGCAAAGCGGTAACATCTCCAGGgactgaaaaacacataataaaaGTCACTTGAAATTTTACTTATGACACTTTTCAACCAGCAAACAACattatatgtaatatgtatTAGACATATTACAGTAATGCTTCTTACAACATTTTCTTGAAGTACAGCATGTGCCTCTTGAATGCTGGGTACAGTCACCAACAGTGCACCTTTCTTTCTAAAATGATGACTTATGAATTTCCAAGCTctaaaattaaacacaaaagaataatgaacattaatgtacGTTGTAGAGAGAATCCTGGAACATGCTGGATTCACTGACCAAGCCGCTTCGCCACAATAATTTGGCACTTACTGCATTTGATCGCTTGGCTCCATAAAGTATTCAAACACGTTGTTCATGATTAAAACATCTGCATTTTGCACTAATGCATCCTGGGACCGGATATCTGCATGAATAACCTTGGCAGGAGAACAATGAACATTCCTAAAACActtccaaaaacacattttcaaggaATATAAATCACCATACACGAATACCAAAGATATTAGACCTGAATCCTGTCACTAAAGCCATATTTCTCCACAGTCATTGTTTGAAGTTTGACAAACTCTGAATTTATTTCAATCCCCATGAGCTGAGCTGCCGCACTGTAGAGGTAACCCtgaagacaaaaacatattcatcTATTACAATACAGatgaaaatatctgaaaaatatCAGCAGAGGATTATGAAGACAAACACTATTCTTaaaacaacatacagtataGCCTATGGTTTAAATTCCCACAAGCAGAGGTAATCCATGAGTTACCAATGTGGTCAATCTACTCAATTGAATCTGTCCTCAATGCAATAATCTCCGTTTATTTTCTCCTTTCAATTTAAAAGTACTTTAAAGTACATTTGAGAATGAGTATatctatgtaaaaaaataaacatgtaccCCATATAAAACAGCTCCTAGTCTTGATCCCACATCAATCACTTGTTTTCCTGTGAGGTCCGGGAGAACATTTTGGAATAGGAACTGAAGTTCCGGAATGGAGAATGAATGCGAGATGAACTCTGTGAAAAAGAGGTGCATCATGTCACAACTTCTTTATCACaggtttttacatttatattgtatgtgTCGATGGCATCGCTCACCCAATGGTGCTGTTCTGTGAGAGGCACAGTCGAGGCAGTAGTTGCGACTCATTTTTCCCACTTCACACAGGGAATCTACGGTTTCCTCATCGTACAAGAACGCATCCACGTGTACTGTGGGAAGAGACTTCTGAC
The sequence above is drawn from the Triplophysa dalaica isolate WHDGS20190420 chromosome 15, ASM1584641v1, whole genome shotgun sequence genome and encodes:
- the zgc:109986 gene encoding uncharacterized protein zgc:109986 isoform X2, with product MNFNDAKNEILQVLSKTDRQHLPKLLEWLKTSDDLDDFLVDNQSIILQSISEDLRACLPLEAMAPSETMAIQKTSQKSLPTVHVDAFLYDEETVDSLCEVGKMSRNYCLDCASHRTAPLEFISHSFSIPELQFLFQNVLPDLTGKQVIDVGSRLGAVLYGGYLYSAAAQLMGIEINSEFVKLQTMTVEKYGFSDRIQVIHADIRSQDALVQNADVLIMNNVFEYFMEPSDQMQAWKFISHHFRKKGALLVTVPSIQEAHAVLQENVSLEMLPLCQWVEEVPLDYTVYIKNDTDADSLKQIHLYRVL
- the zgc:109986 gene encoding uncharacterized protein zgc:109986 isoform X3, whose product is MNFNDAKNEILQVLSKTDRQHLPKLLEWLKTSDDLDDFLVDNQSIILQSISEDLRACLPLEAMAPSETMAIQKTSQKSLPTVHVDAFLYDEETVDSLCEVGKMSRNYCLDCASHRTAPLEFISHSFSIPELQFLFQNVLPDLTGKQVIDVGSRLGAVLYGGYLYSAAAQLMGIEINSEFVKLQTMTVEKYGFSDRIQVIHADIRSQDALVQNADVLIMNNVFEYFMEPSDQMQAWKFISHHFRKKGALLVTVPSIQEAHAVLQENSLEMLPLCQWVEEVPLDYTVYIKNDTDADSLKQIHLYRVL
- the zgc:109986 gene encoding uncharacterized protein zgc:109986 isoform X1, yielding MNFNDAKNEILQVLSKTDRQHLPKLLEWLKTSDDLDDFLVDNQSIILQSISEDLRACLPLEAMAPSETMAIQKTSQKSLPTVHVDAFLYDEETVDSLCEVGKMSRNYCLDCASHRTAPLEFISHSFSIPELQFLFQNVLPDLTGKQVIDVGSRLGAVLYGGYLYSAAAQLMGIEINSEFVKLQTMTVEKYGFSDRIQVIHADIRSQDALVQNADVLIMNNVFEYFMEPSDQMQAWKFISHHFRKKGALLVTVPSIQEAHAVLQENVVRSITVICLIHITYNVVCWLKSVISKISSDFYYVFFSPWRCYRFASG